The Caldanaerobius fijiensis DSM 17918 DNA segment AAAAGGTTTAAGAAAAAATTTAAAATTAACGACAAGAAAAGTACAAGAACTTTCTGGAGTGTCAGATAGCTACATTTCACAAATTGAAAATGGAGTAAGAAAACCTTCTGCTGATACTTTGAGAAAATTGGCACCTGTATATAAAGTAAATGTTGAGGAACTTCTGAAGATGGCGGGCTACCTACCTCAAGACGAACCGCAATACGATGATGACAACAAGCCTATAGATATTTCATTCCTATTGCAAAGGGACGGCGTTCTTTTCGATGGAGAACCTTTGACAGACGAAGATAAAGATGATTTAATTAGAATTGCGCGTATCATCTTAAGCAAACGAAAGAGAAAATAGACAAGGAGGTATATCCTTGGATATTAAATCATTGGTAACGAAGCTCATCAAAAAGTATAACACTAACGATCCATATGAAATTGCTTCTTATCTAAACTTTTATGTTTATAATTTTAATTTCAAAAACAGAGAAACTAAAGGCATGTTTGTACGTGATCGCGAAAACTACTTTATTTTCGTTAGCCGCGATCTTGACCCATCGGAGAAAAAGGTTGCCGTCGCTCATGAATTAGGACATGGGCTTTGTCACGGCAAAGCAAACTTTTACTACATAAGGGATTTTACGTTTTTCGCCGTCGATAAATATGAATTGGAAGCCAATATTTTCGCTGCTGAACTTCTTATCAAAGATGAAGATATATTATCGCTTGCAAACGAACTGGATGGTTGTACTTTCGATTACGTTTCCTCTGTACTTTGTGTTCCCAGGCCGCTTGTTGAATTGAAATTCAGTAACTTCTTAAAAGAACAAATAAATTCGTGGAGGGATTCTGAATGTCAGAGTCGTCTATTACACCCCAAACAGTAACCGCGGCCATATATGCCAGAAAAAGTGTATTGACAGAGAAAGGCGAATCTATAGAAAATCAAGTGCGTCGCGGAATAGCTTACTGCGAAGCACGAGGATGGAATTATATAGTTTACGATAAGGATGAAGGCTATTCCGGAAAAAATACGGACAGGCCTGATTTTGAGAGAATGATGGCAGATGCCGAAAAAGGAAAATTCCAGTACATAATATCATACAAATTAGACCGCATAAGCAGAAGTGTTCTTGACTTCTCTGATTTTATAGAAAAGCTTAACCAACTTGGAATAGGTTACATATCAATAACTGAAAATTTTGACACATCTACACCTGTTGGGCGTGCGATGATGATGATTATAGCCGTTTTTGCACAACTTGAAAGGGAAACCATCGCGGAACGTGTCAGAGACAATATGATAGACAGGGCAAAACTCGGGAAATGGAACGGTGGCCCCGTTCCTATGGGTTTTGATGTAGAGAAAAAAGAATTTTTCGTTGATGGCAAGAAAAAGAAAGCATCAAAATTGGTTATTAACCCGCATGAATCCGAAATTATAATGCAATT contains these protein-coding regions:
- a CDS encoding helix-turn-helix domain-containing protein yields the protein MENLGKYLKGLRKNLKLTTRKVQELSGVSDSYISQIENGVRKPSADTLRKLAPVYKVNVEELLKMAGYLPQDEPQYDDDNKPIDISFLLQRDGVLFDGEPLTDEDKDDLIRIARIILSKRKRK
- a CDS encoding ImmA/IrrE family metallo-endopeptidase, which translates into the protein MDIKSLVTKLIKKYNTNDPYEIASYLNFYVYNFNFKNRETKGMFVRDRENYFIFVSRDLDPSEKKVAVAHELGHGLCHGKANFYYIRDFTFFAVDKYELEANIFAAELLIKDEDILSLANELDGCTFDYVSSVLCVPRPLVELKFSNFLKEQINSWRDSECQSRLLHPKQ